The Desertifilum tharense IPPAS B-1220 DNA segment ACCCAGTCGCCGTCAGGCAACATACCTTGAAAACTGAAGTTATGGGGTTCTGTGCAGGAAAGCTTGCACAGGTAAAAACTTCAAGCAACAAGTACAGAGAAACCAACACTTTGAGGTTTTGAACTGTAGGGTAGGGCATACCCAAACAGGCTTCTGTAATGGAGTAAAACGCTTGGGGAGAAAATCATCTCTGGCATAGACAGGGCAACCTGTGTGTGTTAAGTGGATTCGTTGAACCAAGAATCCTCGTGCGTTTACGCCGAGGAGTGTCAATCATGCACCCGGTACTATCCACAGCGACCCTAAGTTAGTTGTCAATGGCTGTATTCACAACCTGCTGGCGATCGCTATCGAGGGTGATGATTGCATATCTTAGCTCTACAATTCAAATTTCCCCGCATCCGCAAAGCCCAAAAAAGAAAGAGAAAGCAGGGCGCTTTCTCTTCAAAAGGATATAAAACGCATTGATAATCGCGTCTAAACCAGGCTTAGTAGGCTAGACCCATGCTACGCGTAGTTTCAGCACCCAGGTAAACGCGGATGCTGAGAAAGTCCGTAGGACAAGCCGTTTCACAGCGCTTGCAGCCTACACAGTCTTCCGTGCGAGGCGAGGATGCGATTTGACCCGCTTTGCAGCCGTCCCAAGGAACCATTTCCAGAACGTCTGTCGGACAGGCCCGAACGCACTGAGTGCAACCGATGCAAGTATCGTAGATTTTGACTGAATGAGACATTGTAAATATAACTCCCAACAAGTGTTAAACACGTAAAAGTGTTGCATCCACAGAGTCAAAGTTAGTTTACCGCAGTGCCTGAGCCGCCTGATGCAAAAGGAGGTGAAACTTTAAACA contains these protein-coding regions:
- the psaC gene encoding photosystem I iron-sulfur center protein PsaC yields the protein MSHSVKIYDTCIGCTQCVRACPTDVLEMVPWDGCKAGQIASSPRTEDCVGCKRCETACPTDFLSIRVYLGAETTRSMGLAY